The genomic window CGCCGATGTTCAGCACATCGCCACGCTCCTGCGCCTGGGTGGTCGCATAGGGCTGGATGTCGATGCACACCAGCCGCGCCTTGGGGTTGCGCTGCTTGAACGCCTCCCACTCCTGCATGGTGGCCGTACCTCGGCCACGTGCAGCATCGGCCCACGATTCGTTGTCCGACACCAGCACCACCAGATCGGCTTGCGCCTTCTCCTTGTTCAGCAGCGCCAGCGGCGCGCTGCACGAGGTACCGCCGCCGCCCACCGCCGCCAGCTTGGCTGCGTTGGTCATCACCGAATCGCGCGGATTCAGCTTCAGCGGCACCACCTTGGTCTCGAAGGGCAGCACACGCGCATCCGCATTGCGGCGCAGCACGGCGGCAGCAACCAGCGCGGCTACGTCGATGCAGCGCACCGCCGAGGTGGCCGAGCCGCGGTGGCCCGTCACCGGCGAGCTCATGGAGCCCGACACGTCGGGGCACACCACCACGCGGCCCTCGAACACCGGCACATTGGCCAGCGCGAGTTCCATCGCGTCCTGCAGCGCCTCTTTCACCGCGTGAGGCACCTCGGCGCCGGTTGCGGTGTAGGCCGCCATCAGCTGGTACGGCAGCACGCGCGCCTTGGCCACGGCCTGCGGGTCGCGCAGCTTGGCAGCCACCGCTTCCGCGAGGCCGGGCAACTCGAACACGCCGTGGCGCGCAAAGGTGTTCAGGTTCTGACGCACCATCTGCCACGATCCACGCTGCGCGATCTGCGCCCAGGCCTGCGCGTCCAGCTCCAGCGCGGTCAGCATCTGGAACGGCACGTCGGGCACCGCTTGCGCACGGTCGCGCTTGAAGCGTTCGAAAGCCTGCGTCACCGGAGGCAGAGCCTCCAGCGCACACGGACGATCGATGAGCCATGCGAACCATGCGGCGCGCCAGGCTTCGGCGGGCTTCGGGTGAACCATCTTCACCACGTCGGCCAGCGAGGGCGTGTTGCCCACGGCAGCGTTGAGCAGCTGCGCCTCGGTTGCTTCGAGCAGCCATTGCTGCACGAGCTTCTTCGGACGCGTGCCGAGCGACTTGCGGCCCACCGCGCCGGAACGCAGCATCTGCACGAAGTTGCGCAGCATCTTGCCGTTGTCGACCACGCGGCCGAACACCTTGGCAAGCAGTGCCACGTCGCGCACCGCCAGCGTGGCGGCCAGCAGCGCAGGCATGTCCTTCATGTGGCCGGCGCGGCGTGCGTACACGGCCGTCTTGGCGACGAACACCGGATCGACTTCGCGGGCCAGTGCCAGCACGGTGTCGAGCCGGTCCTGCGCTTGCGCATAGAAGGTGCTGTTCAGGCAGCCGGTGGCCGCGAGCTGCGCCAGCTGGTGCTTTGGCGACAGCGCGTAGGCCGCGCCGCCCGCTTCGTTGAGCGTGCTGGCCGAAGGCAGCAGCGCGCCGCGCAGGGTCTGGAAGAGTTGAAGGTTGGCCATGTGACTTCTCCTTGTGGCGTTCTTTTTGTTCGTTCGTTTTCTTGGATGTGTGATCCTTATTGCAACGGGTGTGCCAGCCAGCAGCTCCGTAGCGCCAGCTGAAGTTAAGTTGTTGATCTGAAAAAGATTTTTCTGATTTTCAGCTGATCACACCAAGTTCAGCAGGCTCAAATAGACGGCAGTTCTTATAATTTTGGATAGTTATTTATCCAATCAATGAAGAAATCAACCGTCGTCATCGGCTTTCTCGGCACGCAGCTAGACGCCGGCCAGGGCACCGGCCGCTGGGAGAAGTGGCGCCCCACCGTCTCACTCGCGCAGCACGAGGACATGGTCATCTCGCGCATGGAGCTGCTCTACACGCTCAAGCACAAGGCGCTGGCCGAGGTGGTCAAGACCGACATTGCCACCGTGTCGCCGGAGACCATGGTCAACCTCGTTCCGCTCGACCTTGCGGACCCGTGGGATTTCGGCGAGGTGTACGCGCGCCTCTACGACTGGGCACGCACCTACACCTTCGACACCGAGCGCGAGCAGTACTGGACGCACATCACCACCGGCACGCACGTGGCGCAGATCTGCATGTTCCTGCTGGCCGAATCGCGGGTGATCCCGGGCGTGCTGGCGCAGACCTCACCGCCCAAGCGGCAGCGCGCGGGCAACCCGGGCGACGTTGCGCTGATCGACCTCGACCTGTCGCGCTACGACGCGATTGCGCGGCGCTTCGATGCCGAGCAGCGCGATGCGGTGGCATTTTTGAAGAGCGGCATCGCCACGCGCAATGCGCGCTTCAATGCACTCATCGACGAGATCGAACGCGTGGCGGTGCGATCGCGCGCGCCGATCTTGCTGGTGGGGCCGACCGGTGCGGGCAAGTCCTTCCTGGCGCGGCGCATGTTCGAACTGAAGCAGGCGCGGCATCAGATGACGGGGCCGTTCGTGGAGGTGAACTGCGCCACGCTGCGGGGCGACGGCGCCGCATCCACACTGTTCGGCCACAAGAAAGGCGCATTCACCGGCGCAGCGGGCGAGCGCGCGGGCCTGCTGCGCACGGCGCACCAGGGCGCGCTTTTTCTCGACGAGATCGGCGAGCTCGGCCTCGACGAACAGGCGATGCTGCTCAAGGCGATCGAAGAGAAGCGCTTCTTCCCTGTGGGCGCCGACAAGGAGGTGGAAAGCGACTTCCAGCTCATTGCCGGCACCAACCGCGACCTGCGCAGCGACGTGGCCGGCGGGCGCTTTCGCGAAGACCTGTTCGCGCGCATCAATCTCTGGACCTACGACCTGCCGGGCCTTGCAAAGCGGCCGGAAGACATAGAGCCCAACATCGATCACCTGCTGGCCATCCACGCGGCCGAGAACAATCGCGTGGTGCGCTTCAACGCCGAGGCCCGCGCCGCCTACCTGCGGTTTGCGCAAAGCGCCGAGGCGCTGTGGTGCGGCAACTTCCGCGACCTCTCGGCCAGCGTGACGCGGCTGGCCACGCTGGCGGACGGCGGGCGCATTCCTGTCGCGCTGGTCGAAGCCGAGATTGCGCGGCTTCGCTGGCTGTGGAACCGCGAGAGCCCGAAAACCGCCGGCGGCGGCGCAGAGGACGTGGACCTCGACGCACTGTTGGGCGATGAGCGCACGGCCGCGCTCGACCTGTTCGACCGGCTGCAGCTGGAGGCGGTGGTGCGCGTGTGCCGTGATTCGCGCAGCCTGTCGGACGCGGGGCGGCAGCTGTTCCAGGCGTCGCGCGCGCAGCGCAGCGTGGTGAACGATGCCGACCGGCTCCGGAAGTACCTTGCAAAGCATAGGCTCGAATGGAGCCGAATTGCCGCGGGCTGAGCTATCCTCCGCCGGAATGGCGACACCCCGCGCATGACACCCATGAACTGGAAGCTGGCCTTGTTCGCGCTGCCCGTGTTCCTCACCGGCTGTGTTCAGTCGATGTTCTATTACCCCGACCGGGTGCGCTACGAAACGCCCGATGCGCTCGGGCTGCGCTACGAGGCGGTGCAATTTGCCAGCGCCGACGGCACGCGCCTGAGCGGCTGGTTCATTCCCGCCGCAAGCCGCCAGAACCCGAAGGATGCCAAGGGCACGGTGGTGCATTTCCACGGCAACGCGCAGAACATGTCCGCCCACTGGCGCTTCGTTGCCTGGCTGCCGAAGCAGGACTTCAACGTGTTCGTGTTCGACTACCGCGGCTACGGCGAGTCCGAAGGCAAGCCGGAACCCAAGGGCGTGTTCGAGGATTCCAATGCCGCGCTGGACCATGTGCGCGCTCGCGCCGACGTCGACCCCGGGCGCCTCCTCGTCTTCGGCCAGAGCCTGGGCGGCACCAATGCCGTGGCTGCGGTGGGTTCGGGCAACCGGGCCGGCGTGAAGGCGGCGGCCATCGAAGCGACCTTTTATTCGTACTCATCGATTGCCAGCGAGAAGCTCCCGGGCGCCGGCCTGCTGGTGAGCGACGAATACGCCGCATCGAAATACATCGCGGGGGTTTCGCCGATTCCGTTGCTGCTCATCCATGGCACGGCCGACGCGGTGATTCCGCATTCGCATTCGCGCCGACTGCTCGAGGCCGCGCGCGAGCCCAAGCGGCTGATTGAAGTGGCCGGTGCCGCTCATCTGGAGCCCATGACCCACCGCTTCGGCACCACTTACCAGCGCGCACTGGTCGAATTCTTCGACGCCGCGCTGCAACCACGGCAACCATGAAGCACTTCGACGAAACCGCCACCCGCGAGCCGCTGGCTTTCGCACGGCTCGTACCTGCGCTGCGCGCCGCATTCGCGGCCGAGGCGCAAGTGCCGCCGCGCCATGTGCACAGCATCGAGACCGCCGGCGGCGACAAGGGCACCGTGCTCATCATGCCGGCATGGAGCGATGCGGGGTTCCTCGGCATCAAGACCATCAATGTCTTTCCGGGCAACGGGGCGCGCGGCCTGCCCGGCCTGCACGCCACCTATGTGCTGTACGACGCGCACACGGGCGTGCCGCTGGCGATGATGGACGGCAACGAGCTCACCGCGCGGCGCACGGCGGCCGCATCGGCACTGGGCGCAGAGTTTCTGGCGCGGGCAGATTCACGCCGGCTGCTGGTGGTGGGCACTGGCCGCATCGCCAGGCTGCTGCCTGCCGCGCACGCGAGCGTGCGGCCCATCGACGAAGTGCAGGTGTGGAACCACCGGCCCGAAGGCGCCGAGGCCCTTGCCGCGCAGTGGCGCGCCGAAGGCTTCAACGCCCGGGCCGCTACCGATCTCGAAGCAGCCGTGCGCCACGCCGACATCGTGAGTTGCGCCACCCTCGCGACCGAGCCACTGGTGCGCGGCGAATGGATGAGTCGGGGCTCGCACCTCGACCTGATCGGCAGCTTTACGCCTGCCATGCGCGAGGCCGATGCCCGCTGCTTCGCGGGCGCCCGCACCTTCATCGACACCAGCGAGGCCCTGCAGAAAGCGGGCGAGCTGCTCGACGCAATGGCGGCCGGCACGCTGCGCGCCGATGAGGTGCAAGGCACGCTTGCCGCACTCTGCCGGGGCGAGCGTGCGGGCCGCACGGACAGCGGCGAGCGCACCGTTTTCAAGGCGGTGGGCAGCGCGCTCGAAGACCTGACGGCCGCCACCCTGGTGTGGCGGCATGCCGAATCGGCGCAAGCCTAAGGCTAAAGGCCTAGAAAACCGCGGCTGTTTGCATGGACGGATAGCCATTTACTGACACACACATACGTCAAGCGGCTGATGGCACGCGTCTTGCGCCAAGGCTAATCTGATGCCCATATTCCAGAGGCCAGCCGCATGCTCACCATTTTTCAGAAAGCCACCATCCTCAGCAAAGCCGGTTTCCAGGTTCCCGCCTGTCCGGCCGAAGACCCGTCGGCATCCTCCACCAGCGTGGTCTCGCAAAAGATGCACGAATGGGGCAAGGCCATCGAGACGATGTACGTGGCCTACGTGGCCGCCCGTGCGGCCAAGAGCCTGCGGGACGCCGAAGAGTCGCGCCAGACCGACATGCTTCGGCGGCTTTCGTTGACCGCCTGGGCTGCGTAGCGTTTCTTCGCTTATTCGCTCCCCGCCCGGGCCGCGTCAGCGCTCAGCCGAAGGTGAACGCGTAGGCCTGCGCGCCCGCGTCGAGAAACTCGATCTCGAACAGCCTGTCTTTCCCATCAGTCCCATTGGTGGCCTGGCGCACCAGTTGATAAAGCTTCTGCGCATCGATCACGCCGAAACCTTGCGCGTCGGTGTCGGCGCCATGATCCGCCAGCGGCGGCTTGCCATCCACCAGCACCCTGAATCGCACCGGCTTGCCGTTGGCTGTGGGACCGAGCACCAGGTGCAGGTCGCGCGCCTGAAAGCGATAGGCGATGCGGCCGTTGGCACTGTTGAGCACGGCACGCTCCGCCTCCACGGTCCAGTCGCCGGACAGCGCCCATTGGTTGGTGCGCAGCGAAGAAGCCGCCTGGTAGACCTTTGCACGATCTCGCACGACGCCGCCCGGCGAGGCAAAACCGTGCGCGCGCTCGTGGCCCAGGTAGGTTTCGCCGGACAAGGCGGTCTCGAGGCCGGGCTGCGCCTGGGTACCCTGCCCTGAGGGCGAGACCAGCCCGGCGGGAACGCGGGCCTGCCCCGCCTCGGCCAGCAGTTGCTGGATGACCTGTTCGGCCTTGTCGTACCGGCCCTCGCCGAACTGGTGGTGGCGGATGCGCCCCTCCGCATCGATGAAGTAAAACGCCGGCCAGGCCCGGTTACCGAAGGCGCGCCAGATCGCGTAGTCGTTGTCGGTGGCCACGGGGAAGCCGATGCCCAGGTCCTTGGTCGCCCGGCGCACATTGGCCGAGCGTTTCTCGAAAGCGAACTCCGGCGTATGAACGCCCAGCACCACGAGGCCCGCGTCCCTGTACTTCTCGGCCCATGCATTCAGGTAGGGCAGCGTGCGCAGGCAGTTGATGCACGAATAGGTCCAGAAGTCGACCAGCACCACCTTGCCGCGCAGCGCCTCGGGCGTGAGCGGCGGGGAGTTGATCCATTCGGTGGCGCCAGCCAGCGAAGGAAAGCTGCCTTCCACTTGCAGGCCGCGCGCAGGCACCGCGGCCGGGCGGTTGTCCGCCACCCGCACGAAGCCCGGGTCTTCCTGCAAGGCAACCGGCTCCCCATGCGGCTTGCCAGGCTTGATCTTGTCTACCAGCGCCTGCTCCAGCGCCGACGTGGTACCGACCGACAGGCGCGCGAGCAGGCCGGTGTCCAGCCCCAATGCGATTGCGCCCACGCCCACCAGCACGGCCGCACCGGCGGCACGCCGCACCCATTCGCCGGTATGCAGCGACCGCTTCATGACCGAGAACACGCGCCCGCCGAACAGCAGCGCGGCCGCCAGCGACGTGCACGCACCCGCGGCATAGGCCAGCAGCAACAGCGAGGTACCCACGCTCGCGCCATTGAGCGCCGCGCCGGTCAGGATGAGGCCGAGGATCGGACCCGCGCACGGCGCCCAGAGCAGGCCGGTGCCCACGCCCAGCATGAGCGGCGAGAACACCGAGCTTGGCACGGCATTGCCTTGCGGCTCGGACATGCGAACGCCCAGCGCCACCAGTGGCCGGCTCATGCGGTCTGCAATGCGCGGAAACAGCAGCGTGGCGCCGAAAAGCGCGAGCATCGCAATGGCGGCATAGCGCCCATATTCGTTGAGCGTGACGATCCAGCCGCCGCCCACCGCTGCCAGCGTGGCAACGGCGGCAAAGGCCAGCGCCATGCCCAGCAGCATCGGCAGGCCGTGCGAGCGAAACGGACGGTCGGCGCGTGCGAACACGAAAGGCAGCACCGGCAGGATGCAGGGGCTCAGGATGGTGAGCACCCCGCCCAGGTAGGCGATGAGGAGGATGAGCATGATCGGGGTCGTCCGTGAAAGGATGTGTTCAATGCGCGGGCGCGGTGCCCAGCGTGAGCCGGGCCTCCAGCCCGCCTTCGGCGCGGTTGTTGAGCGTGAGCTCGGCGCCCATGGCCATGGCGAGCTGGTGCGCAATGGCCAGGCCCAGGCCCGTTCCGCCGGTGCTGCGGTTGCGCGAGCTCTCGACGCGGTAGAAGGGCTTGAGCACTGCTTCGAGCTCCTCCGGCGGAATGCCCGGTCCGTTGTCGAGCACGGCAACCACCAGCTTGCCGCCCTCGGCATGCACCTGCACGCGCACGTCGGTGCCGAACTTCAGTGCGTTGTCGATCAGGTTCATCAAGATCCTGCGCAGCGCGTTGGGGCGGCTCACGATGGGCGCGCCGGCTTTGCCTTCGAGCCGCACCTGCTGGCCCACGTCTTCGTAGTCGGCCACCATGCTCTCGAGCAGCGCGTCTGCATCGATGCGCAGTGGCGGCTCCGTCGCGCCATGCAGCGTGCGAGCGTAGGTAACGCCCTCGCGCACGAGGGAGTTCATGGCGTCCAGGTCTTGCCGAAACTTCTCGCGGTCGTGCTCGTTGTCCATCAGGTCGGTGCGCAGGCGCATGCGGGTGATGGGCGTCTGCAGGTCGTGAGAAATGGCCGCCAGAATCTCGACGCGCTCGGCCATGTAGCCCGCGATGCGCTGCTGCATGGCGTTGAAGGCGCGCGCCGCATGCGCAACCTCGCTGGGGCCGTCTTCCGCGAGCGCCTGTCCCTTGAGGTCGGGGCCCAGCTCGTCGGCCGCGGCAGACAGCTGCGCGAGCGGGCGCGTGACCAGCCTCACCGCATACCAGGCGCAAATGGCCAGCACCAGCAGCTGCACGACAAGCAGCCACATCACCCAGCCCGACACAGGCATGCCCACGCGCCTGGCATGCACCACCACCGAAGACCCGTCCCCCAGCCGCACCTGGATCTGCAGCCCCTCGGGCGGCCAGGCCACCTCTCCCACCTTGACGATCTCGAACGGGCGCATCGCTTCGACGATGGCGGCGGCAAACTGGCGAGAAGCGGGCGAGCCGGGCTCGGTGCCCTCCGCGCTGCCGCCCAGAACAAAGCGGTAGTTGCGCCGCTCCAGCCGCTCGAGCCAACCTGCGCGCTCGGCTGCGGGAAGGCGGTCGAGAATGGCGACCGAGCTCGCGATGTCGCGCTCGATGCCGATCATCATCAGCTCGCGAAGCGCCATGTTCCGCTCGTAGCGGATCGCGGCAAAAGTAAGGAGCTGCGCAACGGCCAGGCCCACCACGATGATCAGCGTCACGCGGTAGAACAGCGAATCCGGCAGCAGCCTGCGCCACCCCCTGGCGGCACTTGCGGCATTCGCGGCACCGGCCGTGTTCGCAGAAAGGTTCGCGGGAGTGGGCATGGGCGCTTTCTTCTATGGGCGGCGTGACCGGATCACACCAGGTTGATGGCAACGTCGATGTTGCCTCGGGTGGCCTTGGAGTATGGGCAGGTCTGGTGCGCCGCGTCAGTCAGGGCCTGTGCCACTTCGCGGTCCAGGCCCGGCAGGCTCACGTTCAGCCGCGCCTGCAGAAAATACTCGTTGCCGGCCATGCCCAGGTCGACTTCGGCGTCCACGGCCAGGTCGGGCGGCAGCGTGACTTTCATCTTGCCGGCCGCCTTGCCCATGGCGCCGATGAAGCAGGCGGACCAGCCGGCGGCAAACAGCTGCTCAGGGTTGGTGCCGGTGCCGGCGCTGCCGGGCGAAGAGAGCTTGATGTCCAGGCGGCCGTCGGAGCTGCGCGCTTCGCCGTCGCGGCCGCCCGAAGAGGTGTGGGTCTTGCCGGTGTAGAGGACTTTTTCGATGCGGGTCATGGTGATTCCTTGATGAAGGTTGACTTGCGTTGGCTTGCGAACGAACGGATTGTTGGGCCGCCCCCGCCCTGCCAACCCGCATTGCGTATGCCTATGTATCCGCGCAAGAAATCAACACACTACGTTTCACTGTCGGCCGCCTTCGGGCGGCGGTGACGCTACATTGCGGCTGCGGCCCCTTCCGCACCATCCTTTCCTTGTTCATTGCCATGACACCCAAGACTTCCGACCACATCCTCATCGTCGACGACGACCGGGAAATCCGCGAGCTGCTCACCACCTACCTGGTGAAGAACGGCCTGCGGGTGGTCGCGGTGCCCACCGGGCGGCACATGCGCGCCGCGCTCGAGGAGTCGGGCCCGTTCGACCTGATCATTCTGGATTTGATGCTGCCCGGCGAAGACGGACTGACGCTGTGCCGGGACCTGCGCACCGGCAAGTACAAGGCCACGCCCATCCTCATGCTGACCGCGCGCAGCGAGGAGGCCGACCGAATCCTGGGCCTGGAGATGGGCGCCGACGACTACCTCGCCAAGCCCTTTTCGGCGCGCGAACTGCTTGCGCGGCTGCGCGCCGTGATGCGCCGCACGCGCATGCTGCCGCCCAACATGAATGCCGCCGAGCCGGCGCAGAAGCTGGCATTCGGCGAATGGGAGGTCGACACCGTGGCGCGCCACCTGATTGACGAAAGCGGCGTGATGGTGGCGCTTAGCGGCGCCGAGTACCGGCTGCTGCGCGTGTTTCTGGACCACCCGCAGAAGGTGCTGAGCCGCGACCAGTTGCTGAGCCTTACCCAGGGCCGCGAGGCAGAGCTCTTCGAGCGCTCCATCGACCTGCTGGTGAGCCGGCTGCGCCAGCGGCTGCGCGACGATGCGCGCGAGCCGCGCTACATCAAGACCGTGCGCAGCGAAGGCTACGTCCTCGCTTCGTCGGTCGAGGCGAAAGACTGACCGAGGCAACGCACTGGCAGTTGGTCGGGTTGCGCACCTCGTGCGCCACGCCGCCCGCAAAAAAGAGCAGCGCAAACCAGAGCTTCTTCATTTGACGCCCCCGCCTGGCGCCGGGGCAGTGGCCGCAGTGCCCGAGGGTTCCGCAAGCAGCGCCTGGATCTTCTTCTCGGTGACGCCGTAGCTGCCCTCGCCAAAGTGCGAATAGGCAATGCGGCCCTGCTTGTCGATCAGGTACACGGCCGGCCAGTACTGGTTGTTGAAGGCCCGCCAGGTGCCGTAGCTGTTGTCCTGTGCCACCGCGTGCCTGATCTGCAGGCGCTGGATGGCGTCCTTCACGTTCTTCGTCGATTTCTCGAACGCGAACTCGGGTGTGTGCACGCCCACCACGGTGAGGCCCTTGTCCTTGTATTTATCGTGCCACTCTTTCACGTGCGGCAGGTGGTTGAGGCAGTTGATGCAGGTGTAGGTCCAGAAATCGACCAGCACCACCTGGCCCCGCAGCGCTTCGAGCTTGAGCGGCGGCGAGTTGAGCCATGTGTCGATATTCTGGAACTCGGGCGCTGGGCGCGCAAGGCCGGCGGATGCATTGGCGCCGAGCTGCGGCGCGGCAAACGCCAGGGCGGCCACCGATGCGGCGATGGTCGCGGCAATGCTCGAAGCAATGGCAACGCGGGAGAGCTTCATGGTGATTTCCTTGGAGCAATGCGCATGGGCGCGGGTTGATGACGAGCGGATTGTTTTCCGCCCGCCAAGCCCTCGATGCGTACTGCGTATGCCTCTGTATCAGGGCAGAAAATCAACACACTACGTTTCACAAGGCGCAGCCGCCCGCCTTGTGAAACCTCAATCCAGCGAAACGTTCGCCTTGCGGATCACATCTCCGAACCGCTTCGTTTCGCTTGCGACGAACTCGTCGAACTGCGGCCGCGTGGTTGGGAATGGCTCATAGCCGAAGCTCTTGAACTTTTCCTGCACGTCGGGTTCGGCCAGTCCCTTTTCGATGTCGCGCTTGATCTTCTCGGTGACTGCAACAGGCAGGCCCTTGGGCACCGCAATGGCGTTCCAGCCGATCACCTCGAAGCCTTTGGGACCGCCCGATTCGGCGACGGTCGGCACATCGGGGAAGGCGGCTACGCGCGCAGGCGCTGCCGCGGCCAGGAAACGGAGCTTGTTCGCGCGCTGCAGCGGCCCGGCGGTGGCACTGCTGCCAAGCGCAAAGGCCAGTTCGCCGGTAGCCACCGAGGTGTAGAGCTGCGTGGTTTCCTTGTAGATCACGTGCTCCATCTGCGTGCCGGTGGCGGACTCAAAGAGCTCCGAACCCAGGTGCACGGGGTTGCCGACCGACCATGAGCCGTAGTCGAGCTTGCCGGGGTTGGCCTTGGCGTCCGCAATCAGGTCGCCGATGGTCTTGTACTTGCTGTTGGTGGCAACGGTAAAGAAGAAGTAGGTCTTGAAGAGCGGCAGCAGCGCGTCGAAGTCCTTGCCGGCGTCATAAGGCAGCTTCTTGAACAGCGCCGGGTAGGCAGCCAGGTGCACGTTGTCCAGCACGATGATGTCGTGCCCGTCCTTGGCGCCGCGCTTGAACGCGTCGATGGCGATGAAGCCGTTGCCACCCGGGCGGTTCTCGACCACCACCGGCTGTCCCCAAGCGCGGGAGAGCTTGTCGGCCACGAGGCGGGCCACACCGTCGGGGCCGCCGCCGACCGGGAACGGCGTGATGATGCGCACCGGCTTGGTGGGAAATGCGGCTTGCTGCGCCCCGGCAGTCATCGGCAGCAGGCTGCCGGCAGTGAATGCGAGCACGGCGGCTGCGACGGCGCGGCGCGAAGCCGGCGAACGGAAAAAGGTCATGCGGGAAGTCTCCGACTGCTTTTATGAAGAAAGGGAAAGTGGCCGCGGGTCCGGCGGCGGCCGCGCAGAATCAATCGACCGAAGCGCCGGAAGCCTTGACGATGCCGGCCCACAGCGCACTTTCTCTTGCGATGAGTGCGGCATATTCGGCCGGCCCGCCGAGCAACGGCACGGCGCCCTCCACATCGAGGCGCGACTGGAATTCGGCGCCGCCTGCCACCTGGAGCATCTGCGCCGACAGCTCTTTCACGAACGCGTCAGGCGTGCCGCGCGGCGCGAGGACACCGTAGGTGAGCGTGCTTTCGAAGCCAGCTAGCTCGCGCAGCCCCGATTCGGCCACGGTGGGCACGTCGGGCAGCGTGGGCAAGCGCCTGGCTCCGGTGACGGCAATCGCACGCAGCCGGCCGCCTTTCACCAGCGCGAGCGCGGGCGGAATGACGCTGAACATCATCTGAACCTGCCCGCCCGCGAGGTCGGTGAGCGCAGGATTGGTGCCCTTGTAGGGAATGTGATTGAGCTTGCTGCCCGTGCGCTGCGCGAAGAGTTCGCCGGTCAGGTGGCCGCCTGTGCCGCTGCCGCTCGATGCGTAGTCGAGCAGGCCCGGCCGCGCCCTGGCTTCGGCGACGAGGTCGGCCACGCTGCGCACCTTCGATGCAGCAGGCACCACGAGCACCAGCGCGGACGAGGCGAACATCGCGACCGGCAGCAAATCCTTGCGCGCATCGAACTTCAGGCCCTTGTAGAGCGCGGAATTGATCGACACGGTGCCCGTGTGCCCGAGCAGCAGCGTGCTGCCGTCAGGCGTGCTGCGCACCACCTGCTCGGTGCCGAGATTGCCGCCCGCGCCGGGCTTGTTGTCGACGATGACGCTCGACTTGCGCACTTCGCCGAGGCCCTTGGCCATCTGGCGCGCGAACACGTCGTTGCCGCCGCCGGCCGCAAACGGAACAACGATGCGAATGGGCTTGCCGCCGGCCTGCTGCGCATTCGCGGGCAAGCCCACCGCGGCCAGAAGGCCCAGCAGCAAATCGCGTCGGGCGAGATCCATCAGACGCGTTCCAGGATCACGGCAATGCCTTGCCCCACGCCGATGCACATGGTGCACAGCGCATAGCGTCCGCCGCCCTTGTGCAGCTGGTTGACGGCGGTGGTGGCCAAGCGCGCGCCGCTGGCGCCCAGCGGGTGGCCGAGCGCAATGGCGCCGCCGTTGATGTTGACGCGTGCGTCGTCATCCTTCAGGCCGAGCAGGCGCAGCACGGCAAGGCCCTGGGCCGCGAAGGCTTCGTTGAGTTCGATGACGTCGATCTGGTCGATCGAGAGGCCGGTGAGCGCCAGCACCTTTTGCGTGGCGGGTGCCGGGCCGATGCCCATTACGCGCGGCGCAACGCCGGCGGTGGCCATGCCGACCACGCGGGCGCGCGGCGT from Variovorax paradoxus includes these protein-coding regions:
- a CDS encoding ATP-binding protein, with the translated sequence MPTPANLSANTAGAANAASAARGWRRLLPDSLFYRVTLIIVVGLAVAQLLTFAAIRYERNMALRELMMIGIERDIASSVAILDRLPAAERAGWLERLERRNYRFVLGGSAEGTEPGSPASRQFAAAIVEAMRPFEIVKVGEVAWPPEGLQIQVRLGDGSSVVVHARRVGMPVSGWVMWLLVVQLLVLAICAWYAVRLVTRPLAQLSAAADELGPDLKGQALAEDGPSEVAHAARAFNAMQQRIAGYMAERVEILAAISHDLQTPITRMRLRTDLMDNEHDREKFRQDLDAMNSLVREGVTYARTLHGATEPPLRIDADALLESMVADYEDVGQQVRLEGKAGAPIVSRPNALRRILMNLIDNALKFGTDVRVQVHAEGGKLVVAVLDNGPGIPPEELEAVLKPFYRVESSRNRSTGGTGLGLAIAHQLAMAMGAELTLNNRAEGGLEARLTLGTAPAH
- a CDS encoding organic hydroperoxide resistance protein, which gives rise to MTRIEKVLYTGKTHTSSGGRDGEARSSDGRLDIKLSSPGSAGTGTNPEQLFAAGWSACFIGAMGKAAGKMKVTLPPDLAVDAEVDLGMAGNEYFLQARLNVSLPGLDREVAQALTDAAHQTCPYSKATRGNIDVAINLV
- a CDS encoding response regulator is translated as MTPKTSDHILIVDDDREIRELLTTYLVKNGLRVVAVPTGRHMRAALEESGPFDLIILDLMLPGEDGLTLCRDLRTGKYKATPILMLTARSEEADRILGLEMGADDYLAKPFSARELLARLRAVMRRTRMLPPNMNAAEPAQKLAFGEWEVDTVARHLIDESGVMVALSGAEYRLLRVFLDHPQKVLSRDQLLSLTQGREAELFERSIDLLVSRLRQRLRDDAREPRYIKTVRSEGYVLASSVEAKD
- a CDS encoding thioredoxin family protein yields the protein MKLSRVAIASSIAATIAASVAALAFAAPQLGANASAGLARPAPEFQNIDTWLNSPPLKLEALRGQVVLVDFWTYTCINCLNHLPHVKEWHDKYKDKGLTVVGVHTPEFAFEKSTKNVKDAIQRLQIRHAVAQDNSYGTWRAFNNQYWPAVYLIDKQGRIAYSHFGEGSYGVTEKKIQALLAEPSGTAATAPAPGGGVK
- a CDS encoding Bug family tripartite tricarboxylate transporter substrate binding protein, with protein sequence MTFFRSPASRRAVAAAVLAFTAGSLLPMTAGAQQAAFPTKPVRIITPFPVGGGPDGVARLVADKLSRAWGQPVVVENRPGGNGFIAIDAFKRGAKDGHDIIVLDNVHLAAYPALFKKLPYDAGKDFDALLPLFKTYFFFTVATNSKYKTIGDLIADAKANPGKLDYGSWSVGNPVHLGSELFESATGTQMEHVIYKETTQLYTSVATGELAFALGSSATAGPLQRANKLRFLAAAAPARVAAFPDVPTVAESGGPKGFEVIGWNAIAVPKGLPVAVTEKIKRDIEKGLAEPDVQEKFKSFGYEPFPTTRPQFDEFVASETKRFGDVIRKANVSLD
- a CDS encoding Bug family tripartite tricarboxylate transporter substrate binding protein, which encodes MDLARRDLLLGLLAAVGLPANAQQAGGKPIRIVVPFAAGGGNDVFARQMAKGLGEVRKSSVIVDNKPGAGGNLGTEQVVRSTPDGSTLLLGHTGTVSINSALYKGLKFDARKDLLPVAMFASSALVLVVPAASKVRSVADLVAEARARPGLLDYASSGSGTGGHLTGELFAQRTGSKLNHIPYKGTNPALTDLAGGQVQMMFSVIPPALALVKGGRLRAIAVTGARRLPTLPDVPTVAESGLRELAGFESTLTYGVLAPRGTPDAFVKELSAQMLQVAGGAEFQSRLDVEGAVPLLGGPAEYAALIARESALWAGIVKASGASVD